One Cucurbita pepo subsp. pepo cultivar mu-cu-16 chromosome LG09, ASM280686v2, whole genome shotgun sequence DNA window includes the following coding sequences:
- the LOC111802528 gene encoding GDSL esterase/lipase At3g48460-like → MKICEAMVALTFYSAIFILLCAFASASPTANETHPRLFSKIYAFGDSFTDTGNTRSVSGPTVFGHVSNSPYGSTFFHHSTNRYSDGRLVIDFIAQTLSLPFLTPYRYLKGNESFHGVNFAVAGSTAINHDFFVRNNLSLNITPQSIQTQLLWFNKFLETQGHRGAAAFDDALFWVGEIGVNDYAYNTGSPIPDDTIRKLGVASVTGVLQSLLKKGAKYMVVQGLPPSGCLPLAMSIAPVVDRDDIGCARSSNNQTYYHNLSLRASLQSLRRQFPQAVIIYADYWNAYRTVMKNPGKYGFRELFKACCGVGGPYNFNVLAVCGMSSVSSCKKPYEYINWDGVHLTEAMYKVVHDMFVEGGFTEPPFGSLFDKKRHEG, encoded by the exons ATGAAAATCTGTGAAGCAATGGTGGCTTTAACATTCTACAGTgctattttcattctcttgtGTGCTTTTGCTTCGGCTTCTCCGACTGCAAATGAGACGCATCCACGTCTCTTTAGTAAGATCTATGCCTTCGGAGATTCATTCACAGACACGGGCAACACAAGGTCTGTATCAGGGCCAACAGTATTTGGCCATGTCTCTAATTCTCCTTATGGCAGTACGTTCTTTCACCACTCGACCAACCGATATTCGGATGGACGACTGGTGATTGACTTTATAGCCCAGACATTGTCCCTGCCTTTCTTGACACCTTACAGATATTTGAAGGGCAATGAGTCCTTTCATGGGGTGAACTTCGCTGTTGCAGGATCCACAGCTATAAACCATGATTTCTTTGTTAGAAATAACCTTAGCCTTAACATTACTCCTCAGTCTATCCAAACTCAGCTACTTTGGTTCAACAAGTTCTTGGAGACTCAAGGACATAGAGGGGCAGCTGCTTTTGATGatgctttgttttgggttggTGAAATTGGAGTCAACGATTATGCTTATAACACCGGATCGCCTATACCAGATGATACCATCCGTAAGCTCGGTGTTGCCAGCGTTACTGGAGTCTTACAG TCTCTGCTGAAGAAGGGTGCAAAATACATGGTTGTTCAAGGTTTACCACCAAGTGGATGCCTGCCATTAGCAATGTCTATAGCCCCTGTCGTCGACAGAGACGATATCGGCTGCGCGAGGAGCTCAAACAACCAAACCTACTATCACAATCTTTCTCTCAGGGCCTCATTGCAATCTTTAAGGAGACAGTTTCCTCAAGCTGTCATCATATATGCTGATTACTGGAATGCGTATCGAACAGTCATGAAGAATCCCGGCAAGTACGGTTTCAGGGAGCTCTTCAAAGCCTGCTGCGGTGTCGGTGGACCGTACAACTTCAACGTGCTTGCTGTCTGTGGAATGTCTTCAGTCAGTTCCTGCAAAAAGCCATATGAATACATAAACTGGGATGGAGTTCACCTCACTGAAGCCATGTATAAAGTAGTTCATGACATGTTCGTCGAAGGTGGATTTACCGAGCCTCCTTTCGGTAGCTTGTTCGACAAGAAACGTCATGAGGGATAG